A portion of the Citrobacter rodentium NBRC 105723 = DSM 16636 genome contains these proteins:
- the hemW gene encoding radical SAM family heme chaperone HemW yields MVKLPPLSLYIHIPWCVQKCPYCDFNSHALKGEVPHDDYVQHLLSDLAADVSFAQGREVKTIFIGGGTPSLLSGPAMQTLLDGVRARLTLAADAEITMEANPGTVEADRFVDYQRAGINRISIGVQSFSEAKLKRLGRIHGPEEARRAARLASGLGLRSFNLDLMHGLPEQTLEEALDDLRQAIALNPPHLSWYQLTIEPNTLFGSRPPLLPDDDALWDIFEQGHQLLTAAGYQQYETSAYAKPGYQCQHNLNYWRFGDYLGIGCGAHGKITFPDGRILRTTKTRHPRGYMQGRYLESQRDVAQADKPFEFFMNRFRLLEAAPRREFSDYTGLSETAIRQQIDDAIAQGYLTESEECWQITRHGKLFLNWLLELFLVE; encoded by the coding sequence ATGGTTAAGCTGCCGCCGCTGAGCCTTTACATTCACATCCCCTGGTGCGTGCAGAAATGCCCGTACTGCGACTTCAACTCGCATGCTCTGAAAGGCGAAGTCCCGCACGACGATTATGTTCAGCATCTGCTGAGCGATCTGGCGGCGGACGTCTCCTTCGCCCAGGGGCGTGAAGTAAAGACGATTTTCATTGGCGGCGGTACGCCAAGCCTGCTTTCCGGCCCGGCAATGCAGACGCTGCTGGATGGCGTGCGCGCACGCTTAACGCTGGCCGCCGATGCGGAAATTACGATGGAAGCGAATCCCGGCACGGTAGAAGCCGATCGCTTCGTTGATTATCAACGCGCCGGGATTAACCGTATCTCTATCGGCGTACAGAGCTTCAGTGAAGCGAAGCTGAAGCGGCTTGGGCGCATTCACGGACCGGAAGAGGCCAGACGCGCGGCCAGGCTGGCCAGCGGATTAGGCTTACGCAGCTTTAATCTCGATCTGATGCACGGCCTGCCGGAGCAGACGCTGGAAGAGGCGCTGGATGATTTGCGGCAGGCGATTGCGCTCAATCCGCCGCATCTTTCCTGGTATCAGTTGACCATCGAACCGAACACGCTGTTTGGCTCGCGTCCGCCGCTACTGCCGGATGACGATGCGCTGTGGGATATTTTTGAACAGGGCCACCAGCTGCTGACCGCCGCCGGTTATCAGCAGTATGAAACCTCGGCCTACGCGAAGCCCGGCTATCAGTGCCAGCACAATCTCAATTACTGGCGCTTTGGCGATTATCTGGGCATTGGCTGCGGCGCCCACGGGAAAATCACCTTCCCGGACGGGCGGATCCTGCGCACCACCAAAACGCGCCATCCCCGCGGCTATATGCAGGGCCGTTATCTGGAAAGCCAGCGCGATGTGGCGCAGGCGGACAAACCGTTTGAGTTCTTTATGAACCGCTTCCGTTTACTGGAAGCCGCGCCCCGCCGTGAATTTAGCGATTACACCGGGCTGAGTGAAACGGCAATTCGTCAACAAATTGATGATGCGATAGCGCAGGGGTATCTGACGGAAAGCGAGGAATGTTGGCAGATTACCCGGCACGGCAAGCTATTCTTAAACTGGCTGCTTGAGCTGTTTCTTGTTGAGTGA
- the ansB gene encoding L-asparaginase 2: protein MEFFRKTALAALVLSFSGAALALPHVTILATGGTIAGGGDSATKSNYTAGKVGVENLVNAVPQLRDIAVVKGEQVVNIGSQDMNDEVWLTLAKKINNECDSTDGFVITHGTDTMEETAYFLDLTVKCNKPVVLVGAMRPSTSMSADGPFNLYNAVVTAADSASANRGVLVVMNDTVLDGRDVTKTNTTDVATFKSVNYGPLGYIHNGKIDYQRTPARKHTTSTPFDVSALTALPKVGIVYNYANASELPAKALVDAGYEGIVSAGVGNGNLYKTVFDTLATAAHNGTVVVRSSRVPTGATTQDAEVDDAKYGFVASGTLNPQKARVLLQLALTRTKDPKQIQTMFNQY, encoded by the coding sequence ATGGAGTTTTTCAGGAAAACGGCGCTTGCCGCGCTGGTGCTCAGCTTCAGCGGCGCCGCTCTCGCCTTACCGCACGTCACCATTTTAGCCACCGGCGGAACCATTGCTGGTGGCGGTGATTCGGCCACCAAATCCAACTACACGGCGGGCAAAGTCGGCGTAGAGAATCTGGTGAACGCGGTGCCCCAGCTCAGGGATATTGCGGTTGTAAAAGGCGAGCAGGTCGTCAATATCGGTTCGCAGGATATGAACGATGAGGTGTGGTTAACGCTGGCGAAGAAGATCAATAACGAATGCGACAGCACCGATGGTTTCGTGATCACGCACGGTACGGACACGATGGAAGAGACGGCGTATTTCCTCGATCTCACCGTCAAGTGCAACAAGCCGGTGGTGCTGGTGGGAGCGATGCGTCCGTCCACCTCCATGAGCGCCGATGGCCCGTTCAATCTGTATAACGCGGTGGTAACGGCAGCGGACAGCGCCTCTGCCAACCGTGGCGTGCTGGTGGTGATGAACGATACCGTTCTCGATGGTCGCGACGTCACCAAGACCAATACCACCGACGTGGCAACCTTCAAATCGGTAAATTACGGTCCGCTGGGCTACATTCACAACGGTAAAATCGACTATCAGCGCACCCCGGCGCGTAAGCACACCACCTCCACGCCGTTCGACGTCTCTGCGCTGACCGCACTGCCGAAGGTAGGAATTGTGTATAACTACGCTAACGCCTCCGAACTGCCAGCCAAAGCGCTGGTGGATGCGGGCTACGAAGGGATCGTCAGCGCGGGCGTGGGTAACGGTAATCTGTATAAAACGGTATTCGATACCCTGGCGACCGCAGCGCATAACGGCACGGTGGTCGTGCGTTCTTCCCGCGTGCCGACCGGAGCGACCACTCAGGATGCGGAAGTCGACGATGCGAAGTATGGATTTGTGGCCTCCGGCACGCTGAATCCGCAGAAAGCGCGCGTGCTGCTGCAACTGGCGTTAACCCGGACCAAAGATCCTAAGCAGATCCAGACGATGTTTAATCAGTATTAA
- a CDS encoding DUF2884 domain-containing protein yields MMRKTLLAAVLTFTAMAAHADYQCSVTPRDDVILSPQTVQVKGENGNLVITPDGNVMYNGKQYSLSAAQREQAKDYQAELRSALPWIDEGARSRVEKGRVALDSIIAKEVGESSNMRGRLTKLDAQLKEQMNRIIEHRADGLTFHYKAIDQVRADGQQLVNQAMGGILQDSINEMGAKAVLKGGGNPLQGVLGSLGGLQTAIQNEWKNQEKDFQQFGKDVCSRVVTLEDNRKALVSSLK; encoded by the coding sequence ATGATGCGCAAAACGCTGCTGGCGGCAGTGCTAACGTTTACGGCAATGGCCGCTCACGCCGATTATCAGTGCAGCGTCACCCCGCGTGACGATGTGATTCTCAGCCCGCAAACCGTGCAGGTGAAAGGGGAAAACGGCAATCTGGTGATCACCCCGGACGGCAACGTGATGTACAACGGCAAACAGTATTCCCTGAGCGCCGCCCAGCGCGAGCAGGCGAAAGATTATCAGGCGGAACTGCGCAGCGCGCTGCCGTGGATTGACGAAGGCGCGCGTTCGCGCGTGGAAAAAGGCCGCGTCGCGCTGGACAGCATCATTGCCAAAGAAGTGGGCGAGAGCAGCAATATGCGCGGTCGTCTGACGAAACTGGATGCCCAACTGAAAGAGCAGATGAATCGCATTATCGAACATCGCGCTGACGGTCTGACGTTCCATTATAAGGCCATCGACCAGGTGCGCGCCGACGGCCAGCAGCTGGTAAACCAGGCGATGGGCGGCATTTTGCAGGACAGCATCAATGAGATGGGCGCGAAGGCGGTGCTGAAAGGCGGCGGTAATCCGTTACAGGGCGTGCTCGGCAGCCTCGGCGGGTTGCAAACGGCGATTCAGAACGAATGGAAGAATCAGGAAAAAGACTTCCAGCAGTTCGGTAAAGACGTGTGCAGCCGGGTGGTGACGCTCGAAGACAACCGTAAGGCGCTGGTCAGCAGCCTGAAATAA
- the mutY gene encoding A/G-specific adenine glycosylase, whose translation MQASQFSAQVLDWYDKYGRKTLPWQIDKTPYKVWLSEVMLQQTQVATVIPYFERFMRHFPTVNDLAHAPLDEVLHLWTGLGYYARARNLHKAAQQVATRHNGIFPETFDEVAALPGVGRSTAGAVLSLSLGKPFPILDGNVKRVLARCYAVSGWPGKKEVEKRLWELSEAVTPVNGVERFNQAMMDLGAMVCTRSKPKCSLCPLQNGCIAAASDSWSLYPGKKPKQTLPERTGYFLLMQHDDEVLLTQRPPSGLWGGLYCFPQFASEAELRDWLAQRQISADTLTQLTAFRHTFSHFHLDIVPMWLGVSLAGSCMDEGNALWYNLAQPPSVGLAAPVERLLQQLRTGAPVNASVDQEDLL comes from the coding sequence ATGCAAGCGTCTCAATTTTCAGCCCAGGTTCTGGACTGGTACGACAAATACGGGCGAAAAACCCTGCCCTGGCAAATTGACAAGACGCCTTACAAAGTATGGCTCTCGGAAGTGATGTTGCAACAGACTCAGGTTGCTACGGTTATCCCCTATTTTGAACGCTTTATGCGCCACTTCCCGACGGTAAACGATCTCGCTCATGCGCCGCTGGATGAAGTGCTGCACCTGTGGACCGGGCTGGGCTACTACGCCCGGGCGCGCAATCTGCACAAGGCTGCGCAGCAGGTCGCCACGCGGCATAACGGCATCTTCCCGGAAACGTTTGATGAAGTGGCGGCGCTGCCCGGCGTGGGCCGCTCTACCGCCGGCGCGGTGCTTTCGCTCTCGCTGGGTAAACCTTTTCCGATTCTCGACGGCAACGTCAAACGCGTGCTGGCGCGCTGCTATGCTGTTAGCGGCTGGCCTGGCAAAAAAGAGGTCGAAAAAAGGCTGTGGGAGCTGAGCGAGGCGGTCACGCCGGTAAATGGCGTGGAGCGCTTTAATCAGGCGATGATGGATTTAGGCGCGATGGTCTGCACCCGCTCGAAGCCAAAATGTTCCCTCTGCCCGTTGCAGAACGGCTGCATCGCCGCCGCCAGTGACAGCTGGTCGCTCTATCCCGGTAAAAAACCGAAGCAGACGCTACCGGAACGCACCGGCTATTTTTTACTGATGCAGCATGACGATGAAGTGCTGCTCACCCAGCGTCCGCCCAGCGGTCTGTGGGGGGGATTGTATTGCTTCCCGCAGTTCGCCAGCGAAGCGGAGCTGCGGGACTGGCTGGCGCAACGGCAGATTAGCGCGGATACTTTGACCCAGCTTACTGCGTTTCGCCATACCTTCAGCCATTTCCACTTAGATATTGTGCCTATGTGGCTTGGCGTGTCCTTAGCGGGTTCATGCATGGATGAAGGCAACGCGCTCTGGTATAACTTAGCGCAACCGCCATCCGTTGGTCTGGCGGCTCCCGTGGAGCGTTTATTACAGCAGTTACGTACCGGTGCACCGGTCAACGCATCGGTCGATCAAGAGGATTTGTTATGA
- a CDS encoding oxidative damage protection protein has product MSRTIFCTFLQREAEGQDFQLYPGELGKRIYNEISKEAWAQWQHKQTMLINEKKLNMMNADHRKLLEQEMINFLFEGKDVHIEGYTPEEK; this is encoded by the coding sequence ATGAGCAGAACAATTTTTTGTACTTTCCTGCAGCGTGAAGCAGAAGGCCAGGATTTCCAGCTCTACCCGGGCGAACTGGGTAAACGCATTTATAACGAGATTTCAAAAGAGGCGTGGGCGCAGTGGCAGCACAAGCAGACCATGCTGATCAATGAAAAGAAACTCAACATGATGAACGCCGATCACCGCAAACTGCTGGAGCAGGAGATGATCAACTTCCTGTTTGAGGGTAAAGATGTGCATATCGAAGGATACACGCCGGAAGAAAAATAA
- a CDS encoding nucleoside permease → MNLKLQLKILSFLQFCLWGSWLTTLGSYMFVTLKFDGASIGAVYSSLGIAAVFMPTLLGIVADKWLSAKWVYAICHIVGAATLFMAAEVTTPGAMFFVILLNSLAYMPTLGLINTISYYRLQSAGMDIVTDFPPIRIWGTIGFIMAMWGVSFSGFELSHMQLYIGAVLSVILVLFTLTLPHIPVANQQKNQSWTSMLGLDAFALFKNKRMAIFFIFSMMLGAELQITNMFGNTFLHSFDNDPLFAGSFIVEHASVMMSISQISETLFILTIPFFLSRYGIKNVMLISIVAWMLRFGLFAYGDPSPFGTVLLVLSMIVYGCAFDFFNISGSVFVEKEVRPEIRASAQGMFLMMTNGFGCILGGVVSGKVVEHYTLNGITDWQTVWLIFAGYSLVLAFAFVALFKYKHVRVPADAQPVAH, encoded by the coding sequence ATGAATCTTAAGCTGCAGTTGAAAATACTCTCTTTTCTGCAGTTCTGCCTGTGGGGGAGCTGGCTGACGACGCTCGGTTCCTACATGTTTGTCACCCTCAAGTTTGACGGTGCTTCCATTGGCGCAGTGTACAGCTCGCTGGGGATCGCAGCGGTATTTATGCCGACGCTGCTGGGAATTGTGGCGGACAAATGGCTGAGCGCGAAGTGGGTTTACGCCATTTGTCATATCGTCGGCGCGGCCACGCTGTTTATGGCGGCGGAGGTCACCACGCCAGGCGCGATGTTCTTTGTGATCCTGCTGAACTCGCTCGCCTACATGCCCACTCTCGGATTAATCAATACTATCTCCTATTACCGTCTCCAGTCTGCCGGGATGGATATCGTTACCGACTTCCCGCCGATTCGCATCTGGGGAACGATCGGGTTCATTATGGCGATGTGGGGCGTCAGCTTCTCCGGCTTCGAACTGAGCCATATGCAGCTGTATATCGGCGCCGTGCTGTCGGTCATACTGGTGCTGTTCACCCTGACGCTGCCGCACATTCCGGTTGCTAACCAGCAGAAAAATCAGAGCTGGACATCGATGCTGGGTCTGGACGCATTTGCGCTGTTTAAGAACAAGCGCATGGCGATCTTCTTCATCTTCTCAATGATGCTGGGAGCAGAGCTGCAAATCACCAACATGTTCGGTAATACCTTCCTGCACAGCTTCGATAATGACCCGCTGTTCGCCGGAAGTTTTATCGTCGAGCACGCGTCGGTGATGATGTCGATTTCGCAGATCTCCGAAACGCTGTTTATTCTGACCATCCCGTTCTTCCTGAGCCGCTACGGTATTAAGAACGTCATGCTGATCAGCATTGTGGCGTGGATGCTGCGCTTCGGCCTGTTTGCCTACGGCGATCCGTCACCGTTTGGCACCGTGCTGCTGGTCCTGTCGATGATTGTCTACGGCTGCGCCTTCGACTTCTTCAACATCTCGGGTTCGGTATTCGTTGAAAAAGAAGTGCGTCCGGAGATCCGCGCCAGCGCGCAGGGGATGTTCCTGATGATGACCAACGGCTTCGGCTGCATTCTCGGCGGCGTGGTCAGCGGCAAGGTGGTGGAGCATTACACCCTGAACGGTATTACCGACTGGCAGACCGTGTGGCTGATTTTCGCCGGCTACTCGCTGGTGCTGGCCTTCGCCTTCGTGGCGCTGTTTAAGTACAAACATGTTCGCGTCCCGGCGGATGCGCAGCCTGTCGCACATTAA
- the mltC gene encoding membrane-bound lytic murein transglycosylase MltC gives MMKKLLALAVIAPLLISCSSSTKKGDSYNEAWVKDTNGFDILMGQFAHNIENLWGYQEVLIAGPKDYVKYTDQYQTRSHINFDAGTITIETIAGTDPASHLRRAIIKTLLMGDDPGSIDLYSDVDDIQISRQPFLYGQVLDHTGQPIRWEGRATQFADYLLQSRLQSRSNGIRKIFSVTINLVPNHLDKRAHKYLGMVRKASHKYGIDESLILAIMQTESSFNPYAVSRSDALGLMQVVQHTAGKDVFRSQGRSGMPDRSYLFDPASNIDTGTAYLAMLNNVYLSGINNPTSRRYAVITAYNGGAGSVLRVFSNDKVQAANIINSMTPGDVYQTLTTRHPSAESRRYLYKVNSVQKSWRRQ, from the coding sequence ATGATGAAAAAATTACTCGCGCTTGCCGTTATTGCGCCGTTGCTCATCTCCTGTTCCAGTTCGACCAAAAAAGGCGATTCGTACAACGAAGCCTGGGTCAAGGATACCAACGGTTTTGATATTTTGATGGGGCAGTTTGCCCATAACATTGAAAACTTGTGGGGCTATCAGGAAGTGCTGATCGCCGGGCCAAAAGATTATGTAAAGTACACCGATCAGTATCAGACCCGCAGCCACATTAACTTCGACGCCGGTACGATTACCATTGAAACCATCGCCGGGACCGATCCGGCCTCCCATTTGCGCCGCGCGATTATCAAAACGCTGCTGATGGGCGATGACCCGGGTTCAATTGACCTCTACTCAGACGTCGATGATATCCAGATTTCCCGCCAACCGTTCCTCTACGGCCAGGTGCTCGATCACACCGGACAGCCGATCCGCTGGGAAGGCCGCGCCACCCAGTTCGCCGATTACCTGTTACAGTCGCGCCTGCAAAGCCGCAGCAACGGTATTCGCAAGATTTTCAGCGTAACGATTAACCTCGTGCCGAACCACCTGGATAAACGTGCGCATAAATACCTCGGCATGGTGCGTAAGGCCTCGCATAAATATGGCATTGACGAGTCGCTGATCCTGGCGATTATGCAGACCGAATCGTCATTTAACCCGTATGCGGTGAGTCGTTCCGACGCGCTGGGGCTGATGCAGGTGGTGCAACACACCGCCGGGAAAGACGTCTTCCGCTCGCAGGGCCGCTCCGGTATGCCAGACCGCAGCTATCTGTTCGATCCCGCCAGCAATATCGATACCGGCACCGCCTATCTGGCGATGCTCAATAACGTCTATCTGAGCGGTATTAATAACCCGACCTCGCGGCGTTATGCGGTTATCACCGCCTATAACGGCGGCGCAGGCAGCGTGCTGCGCGTTTTTTCAAACGATAAAGTCCAGGCGGCGAATATTATTAACAGTATGACGCCAGGGGATGTCTACCAGACCCTGACCACCCGCCACCCGTCCGCTGAGTCACGGCGTTATCTCTATAAGGTAAACTCCGTGCAAAAATCCTGGCGACGCCAGTAA
- the trmB gene encoding tRNA (guanosine(46)-N7)-methyltransferase TrmB has product MKNDVISPEFDENGRPLRRIRSFVRRQGRLTKGQEHALENYWPVMGVEFSEEPLDFATLFGREAPVTLEIGFGMGASLVAMAKACPEQNFLGIEVHSPGVGACLASAHEEGVGNLRVMCHDAVEVLHKMIPDNSLSMVQLFFPDPWHKARHNKRRIVQVPFAEQVKSKLKPGGVFHMATDWEAYAEHMLEVMSSIDGYKNLSESNDYVPRPASRPVTKFEQRGHRLGHGVWDLMFERVK; this is encoded by the coding sequence ATGAAAAATGACGTCATCTCACCGGAATTTGATGAAAATGGCCGTCCGCTGCGCCGGATACGTAGTTTTGTGCGTCGCCAGGGACGACTGACCAAAGGGCAGGAACACGCGCTGGAAAACTACTGGCCGGTGATGGGCGTTGAGTTCAGTGAGGAACCGCTGGATTTTGCGACGCTGTTTGGCCGTGAAGCGCCGGTGACGCTTGAGATTGGTTTTGGTATGGGCGCTTCACTGGTGGCGATGGCGAAAGCGTGCCCGGAGCAAAACTTTCTTGGCATTGAAGTACATTCTCCGGGCGTGGGCGCGTGTCTGGCCTCTGCGCATGAAGAGGGCGTCGGGAACCTGCGCGTGATGTGTCACGACGCGGTTGAAGTGCTGCACAAAATGATTCCTGACAATTCTTTATCGATGGTTCAACTCTTTTTCCCTGACCCGTGGCATAAAGCGCGTCATAATAAACGCCGTATCGTTCAGGTGCCGTTTGCTGAACAGGTAAAAAGCAAGCTGAAGCCGGGCGGCGTGTTCCACATGGCGACCGACTGGGAAGCCTATGCGGAACATATGCTGGAAGTGATGTCCTCGATTGACGGTTATAAAAACCTGTCTGAGAGCAACGATTATGTACCGCGTCCGGCCTCGCGTCCGGTAACCAAATTTGAACAACGTGGGCATCGTCTTGGCCACGGCGTATGGGACTTAATGTTCGAGAGGGTGAAATAA
- a CDS encoding YggL family protein, with the protein MAKNRSRRLRKKMHIDEFQELGFSVAWRFPEGTSEEQIDTTVDDFINEVIEPNKLAFDGSGYLAWEGLICMQEIGQCTEEHQAIVRKWLEERKLEEVRTSELFDVWWD; encoded by the coding sequence ATGGCAAAGAACCGTAGTCGTCGTCTGCGTAAGAAAATGCACATCGACGAATTCCAGGAGCTCGGATTTTCGGTGGCATGGCGTTTCCCGGAAGGGACATCTGAAGAGCAGATCGATACAACCGTTGATGATTTTATCAATGAGGTGATCGAGCCGAACAAACTGGCTTTTGACGGCAGCGGCTATCTGGCCTGGGAAGGTCTGATCTGCATGCAGGAGATCGGCCAGTGCACCGAAGAGCATCAGGCCATCGTGCGTAAATGGTTAGAAGAGCGCAAGCTCGAAGAAGTACGCACCAGCGAACTTTTCGACGTCTGGTGGGACTAA